From a region of the Mycobacteroides saopaulense genome:
- the pyk gene encoding pyruvate kinase, which yields MTRRGKIVCTLGPATGSAELVRALVESGMDVARLNFSHGEHADHEQNYRWVRKASDETGRAVGVLADLQGPKIRLGRFATGSAHWATGEQVRITVEDVVGTPDRVSTTYKQLAVDAAVGDRLLVDDGKVGLTVEAIEGDDVVCRVTEGGPVSNNKGLSLPGMNVSVPALSDKDIADLEFALRLGVDLIALSFVRSPSDVELVHAIMDRVGRRVPVIAKLEKPEAVANLEAIVLAFDAIMVARGDLGVELPLEDVPIVQKRAIQIARENARPVIVATQMLESMIENSRPTRAEASDVANAVLDGADAVMLSGETSVGKYPLEAVRTMARIVSAVESHSVSAPPLTHVPRTKRGVISYAARDIGERLNAKALVAFTQSGDTVRRLARLHTPLPVLAFTPLPEVRSQLALTWGTETFIVPVMDTTDGMIQQVDTALLAMERYQRGDLVVIVAGAPPGTVGSTNLIHVHRIGEDDH from the coding sequence GTGACGAGACGCGGAAAGATTGTTTGTACCCTCGGCCCTGCGACCGGTTCCGCTGAGCTTGTGCGCGCGCTCGTCGAATCCGGGATGGACGTCGCACGGCTCAACTTCAGCCATGGCGAGCACGCCGATCACGAGCAGAACTACCGCTGGGTGCGCAAGGCATCCGATGAGACAGGTCGCGCGGTCGGCGTCCTGGCAGACCTGCAGGGGCCCAAGATCAGGCTGGGCCGGTTCGCTACCGGATCGGCGCACTGGGCCACCGGTGAACAGGTCAGGATCACCGTCGAGGACGTCGTCGGCACCCCGGACCGGGTTTCCACCACGTACAAGCAGTTGGCGGTGGACGCCGCAGTCGGTGACAGGCTTCTGGTCGACGACGGCAAGGTCGGGCTGACCGTCGAGGCCATCGAGGGTGACGACGTGGTGTGTCGCGTCACCGAGGGCGGTCCGGTCAGCAACAACAAGGGTTTGTCCCTGCCGGGAATGAACGTCTCGGTGCCCGCGCTGTCCGACAAGGACATCGCGGACCTCGAATTCGCGCTGCGCCTCGGGGTGGACCTCATCGCGCTGTCGTTCGTGCGTTCGCCCAGCGATGTCGAGTTGGTGCACGCCATCATGGATCGGGTCGGGCGGCGCGTACCGGTGATCGCGAAGCTGGAGAAGCCCGAGGCTGTGGCCAATCTCGAAGCCATCGTGTTGGCGTTCGACGCGATCATGGTTGCCCGTGGCGACCTTGGCGTCGAACTGCCGCTCGAAGACGTGCCGATCGTGCAGAAGCGCGCCATTCAGATCGCCCGTGAGAACGCCCGTCCGGTCATCGTGGCGACCCAGATGCTGGAGTCGATGATCGAGAATTCGCGGCCGACCCGTGCGGAGGCCTCCGATGTTGCCAACGCTGTTTTGGACGGCGCGGATGCCGTGATGCTGTCAGGGGAGACCTCGGTGGGCAAGTACCCGCTGGAAGCGGTGCGCACGATGGCCCGCATCGTGTCCGCGGTGGAAAGCCACTCGGTGAGCGCACCGCCGTTGACGCATGTGCCGCGCACCAAGCGTGGGGTGATCTCCTATGCCGCGCGCGATATCGGCGAGCGCCTGAACGCCAAGGCCCTCGTCGCCTTCACACAATCGGGTGACACCGTGCGCCGTCTGGCTCGGCTGCACACCCCGTTGCCGGTGCTGGCCTTCACCCCATTGCCCGAAGTGCGCAGCCAACTGGCACTCACCTGGGGAACCGAAACCTTCATCGTTCCGGTCATGGATACCACCGATGGCATGATCCAGCAGGTGGACACGGCATTGCTGGCGATGGAGCGCTATCAGCGTGGGGATCTGGTGGTGATTGTCGCGGGCGCTCCTCCGGGAACAGTAGGCTCGACAAACCTGATCCACGTGCACCGGATCGGTGAGGACGACCACTAG
- a CDS encoding NINE protein, with protein sequence MTESTPPPFGTPPPVPPPPGLPYPPPYGDPAAPYGRDPATGAPYSDKSKLVAGLLQLLGLVGFLGFGRIYIGQTLLGVVQLLIGLVTFGIVAVVWGIVDAVLIFGGKVDDKNGRQLRD encoded by the coding sequence ATGACCGAGAGCACTCCGCCTCCTTTCGGAACGCCTCCGCCGGTGCCGCCTCCGCCCGGCCTGCCGTATCCGCCTCCTTATGGGGATCCTGCTGCGCCTTACGGACGTGATCCGGCCACCGGGGCCCCGTATTCAGATAAGTCGAAGCTGGTCGCAGGCCTGCTGCAGCTGCTTGGCCTGGTGGGGTTCCTGGGCTTCGGTCGCATCTACATCGGCCAGACCCTGCTGGGTGTCGTTCAGCTCCTGATCGGTCTCGTGACGTTCGGAATCGTCGCGGTCGTCTGGGGAATCGTCGATGCCGTCCTGATCTTCGGCGGCAAGGTGGACGACAAGAACGGTCGCCAGCTCCGGGATTGA
- the trpB gene encoding tryptophan synthase subunit beta, protein MKNSGLPQMSAAIAEPTVHDPDARGHFGPYGGRYVAEALMAVIEEVTAAYEKIRSDRSFLDELDRLQTHYVGRPSPMYEAERLSAHAGGARILLKREDLNHTGSHKINNVLGQVLLAKKMGKTRVIAETGAGQHGVATATACALLGLECVIYMGAVDTARQALNVARMRLLGSTVVSVESGSQTLKDAINDAMRDWVTNAHNTYYCFGTAAGPHPFPVMVRDFQRIIGMEARVQVLAQVGRLPDAVVACVGGGSNAIGLFHAFIDDPAVRLVGYEAAGDGVETGRHAATFTGGTPGAFQGSYSYLLQDDDGQTVESHSISAGLDYPGVGPEHAWLRESGRADYRPVTDTEAMDAFLLLSRAEGIIPAIESAHAVAGALKLGAELGEGAVIVVNLSGRGDKDVETAAKWFDLLDKGGSQS, encoded by the coding sequence ATGAAGAACTCCGGCCTGCCGCAGATGAGTGCTGCGATCGCCGAGCCCACCGTGCACGATCCCGATGCCCGTGGACATTTCGGTCCGTACGGCGGTCGATATGTGGCCGAGGCGCTGATGGCTGTCATCGAGGAAGTGACCGCGGCCTACGAGAAGATCAGATCCGACCGCTCGTTCCTCGACGAGCTGGACCGGTTGCAGACGCACTACGTGGGCCGTCCGTCGCCCATGTACGAGGCCGAGCGGCTCAGCGCCCATGCCGGCGGTGCGCGCATCCTGCTCAAGCGAGAAGACCTGAACCATACGGGTTCTCACAAGATCAACAACGTTCTCGGTCAGGTGCTGTTGGCCAAGAAGATGGGCAAGACTCGTGTCATCGCGGAAACCGGAGCGGGGCAGCACGGCGTCGCTACCGCTACCGCGTGCGCACTTCTTGGCCTGGAATGCGTGATCTACATGGGCGCGGTCGACACCGCGCGGCAGGCGCTGAACGTCGCGCGGATGCGGCTGCTGGGGTCGACGGTGGTGTCGGTGGAGTCGGGGTCGCAGACCCTCAAGGACGCCATCAACGACGCGATGCGCGACTGGGTGACCAACGCACACAACACCTACTACTGCTTCGGCACCGCAGCCGGGCCGCATCCCTTCCCGGTGATGGTCCGCGATTTCCAGCGCATCATCGGCATGGAGGCGCGCGTTCAGGTGCTCGCCCAGGTCGGCAGGCTGCCGGACGCGGTCGTTGCCTGCGTCGGCGGCGGATCGAACGCTATTGGTCTGTTCCACGCCTTCATCGACGATCCGGCGGTACGGCTGGTCGGGTACGAGGCCGCGGGCGATGGCGTCGAAACCGGGCGACACGCAGCCACATTCACCGGGGGCACACCGGGCGCCTTCCAGGGTTCCTACTCGTACCTCTTGCAGGACGACGATGGCCAGACCGTCGAATCGCATTCCATCTCCGCAGGTTTGGACTACCCGGGAGTTGGTCCCGAGCATGCTTGGCTGCGCGAAAGTGGTCGTGCGGACTACCGTCCCGTCACCGACACCGAGGCCATGGACGCCTTCCTGTTGCTCTCGCGTGCCGAGGGCATCATCCCTGCCATCGAGTCGGCTCATGCCGTGGCCGGCGCACTCAAGCTCGGGGCGGAACTGGGTGAGGGTGCCGTCATCGTGGTGAACCTGTCGGGTCGCGGTGACAAGGACGTGGAGACGGCGGCCAAGTGGTTCGACCTCTTGGACAAGGGCGGCAGCCAGTCATGA
- a CDS encoding bifunctional lysylphosphatidylglycerol flippase/synthetase MprF has translation MLEPSATTAPVRIAERIAVHTDSRPARFVSAATVLFVAGWLVLLVAHSGYPKQPDLGEILWPLTMLLCVGFIARGIFLGRPVTYGHAAWAGVAVLVAFGMHVLQFEGAGDTLVVAAGLILMWPTSAPAQPQALAEIGALVGKTSDDPLAVFAMHSLRSYYFNADRTAAIAYRTRAGFAVVGGDPIGDESRFPVLIRDFAAMCRSHGWRIAILGCSERRLPLWSDSRVVGHPLRAIAVGRDVVIDVQTFEMVGRRYRNLRQAIQRTHNAGVTTEIVDERGLGGALRTELQQVMELSHGGRFERGFSMILDGALLGRYPGIRLMIARDDRGVVQGFHRYATTGGGTDVSLDVPWRRPGAPNGIDERLTIDMITLAKAEGARRLSLAFAAFPEIFAEKERTRVQQACYSAIHVLDPLIALESLYRYLRKFHALGDRRYVLVQISTVPLVAFALLSLEFTPRLRPRAPAGPAA, from the coding sequence TTGTTAGAGCCGTCGGCGACTACCGCGCCTGTGCGCATTGCCGAACGCATTGCGGTGCATACTGATTCGAGGCCCGCACGTTTCGTGAGTGCCGCGACGGTGCTGTTCGTTGCCGGATGGCTGGTGTTGCTGGTCGCTCATTCGGGGTACCCGAAACAGCCCGACTTGGGCGAAATCCTGTGGCCGCTCACCATGCTGCTCTGTGTGGGGTTCATCGCGCGCGGCATCTTTTTGGGCCGTCCGGTCACCTACGGTCACGCTGCGTGGGCCGGAGTAGCAGTCCTCGTCGCATTCGGCATGCATGTCCTGCAGTTCGAGGGCGCCGGAGACACGTTGGTCGTCGCCGCAGGGCTCATCCTGATGTGGCCGACATCGGCGCCGGCGCAGCCCCAGGCGCTGGCCGAAATAGGGGCTCTGGTCGGCAAGACCAGCGACGATCCGTTGGCAGTGTTCGCGATGCACTCGCTGAGGTCCTACTACTTCAACGCCGACCGCACCGCGGCGATCGCCTATCGGACACGCGCGGGTTTCGCGGTGGTCGGTGGCGACCCGATCGGTGACGAGTCACGATTTCCAGTCCTGATCAGGGACTTCGCGGCAATGTGTCGGTCGCACGGCTGGCGCATCGCGATCCTGGGCTGCAGCGAGCGCCGCCTGCCACTGTGGAGCGATTCCCGGGTCGTGGGCCATCCGCTGCGTGCCATCGCGGTGGGCCGTGACGTCGTGATCGATGTGCAGACATTCGAGATGGTGGGCCGCAGGTATCGGAACCTGCGGCAAGCCATCCAGCGCACCCACAATGCGGGGGTCACCACCGAGATCGTCGACGAGCGGGGTCTCGGCGGCGCCCTGCGCACGGAACTTCAACAGGTGATGGAACTTTCACACGGAGGTCGGTTCGAGCGGGGATTCTCCATGATTCTCGACGGTGCGCTGCTTGGCCGCTATCCCGGTATCCGGCTCATGATCGCCCGCGACGATCGCGGTGTGGTTCAGGGATTTCATCGATACGCCACCACCGGAGGGGGTACCGATGTCTCCCTCGACGTGCCGTGGCGGCGGCCGGGTGCGCCGAACGGGATCGACGAGCGCCTCACGATCGACATGATCACGCTCGCGAAGGCCGAAGGTGCTCGCCGGTTGTCTCTGGCGTTCGCGGCCTTCCCGGAGATCTTCGCCGAGAAGGAGCGCACCCGAGTGCAGCAGGCCTGCTACTCGGCGATTCATGTGCTCGACCCGCTGATCGCGCTGGAGTCCTTGTACCGGTACCTGCGGAAATTCCACGCCCTCGGCGACCGGCGGTATGTGCTCGTGCAGATATCGACGGTGCCGCTGGTCGCCTTCGCACTCCTGAGTCTGGAATTCACCCCGCGTTTGCGGCCCAGAGCACCCGCTGGACCGGCCGCGTAA
- the lgt gene encoding prolipoprotein diacylglyceryl transferase — MTVVNLAYIPSPPQGVWHLGPIPIRAYALCIIAGIVVALVIGDRRWEQRGGERGVIYDIALWAVPFGLVGGRLYHVMTDWQTYFGPHGKGLAKAVAVWEGGLGIWGAVALGAVGAWIACRRRGIPLPAFGDAIAPGIVLAQAIGRLGNYFNQELTGGPTTLPWGLELFYRRSADGTVDVLNLNGVSTGEVAQVVHPTFLYELLWNVLVFAVLIYVDRRFKIGHGRLFAMYVAAYCVGRFWVELMRVDPATQFGGIRVNSFTSTLVFLGAVAYILLAPKGREDPATLGGTPTEVADEEPAGETEAADPEETAQATQAPGSEALEGEHPKAAEEDAVDESADEPAGNSGIVEK; from the coding sequence GTGACAGTCGTGAATCTGGCATACATCCCGAGCCCGCCCCAAGGGGTCTGGCATCTGGGGCCGATCCCGATCCGCGCCTACGCACTGTGCATCATCGCGGGCATCGTCGTGGCGCTGGTCATCGGCGATCGCCGGTGGGAGCAACGTGGCGGCGAGCGCGGCGTGATCTACGACATCGCGTTGTGGGCCGTGCCGTTTGGACTTGTCGGTGGTCGGCTGTACCACGTGATGACCGACTGGCAGACCTACTTCGGTCCGCATGGCAAGGGTCTGGCCAAGGCGGTTGCGGTGTGGGAAGGCGGCCTTGGCATCTGGGGCGCCGTGGCGCTGGGCGCCGTCGGTGCCTGGATTGCCTGTCGGCGCCGGGGGATTCCCCTGCCTGCCTTCGGAGACGCGATCGCTCCGGGCATCGTGCTGGCCCAGGCGATCGGCCGGTTGGGCAACTACTTCAACCAGGAGCTCACCGGCGGGCCCACCACCTTGCCCTGGGGGCTGGAGCTGTTCTACCGGCGCTCGGCCGATGGCACCGTAGACGTGCTGAACCTCAACGGCGTGTCCACCGGCGAGGTGGCGCAAGTTGTCCACCCCACGTTCTTGTATGAATTGCTATGGAATGTCCTGGTTTTCGCGGTGCTGATCTACGTTGATCGGCGCTTCAAGATTGGGCATGGGCGGCTGTTCGCGATGTACGTCGCGGCCTACTGTGTGGGCCGCTTCTGGGTCGAGTTGATGCGTGTGGATCCGGCCACGCAGTTCGGCGGGATACGCGTCAACTCCTTCACCTCGACGTTGGTGTTCCTCGGCGCGGTCGCCTACATCCTGCTGGCCCCCAAGGGGCGCGAGGACCCGGCCACCCTGGGCGGCACCCCGACAGAGGTCGCGGATGAGGAGCCCGCCGGCGAGACCGAAGCCGCTGACCCCGAGGAAACCGCACAGGCGACCCAGGCCCCCGGGAGCGAGGCCCTCGAGGGCGAGCATCCGAAGGCAGCGGAAGAAGACGCCGTGGATGAATCGGCCGACGAACCGGCCGGGAACTCTGGCATTGTGGAGAAATGA
- the sugE gene encoding quaternary ammonium compound efflux SMR transporter SugE encodes MVWLVLILAGLLEVGWAIGLKYTEGFTRLWPTVGTVGSMIISIALLGIAMKSLPVGTAYAIWVGVGAVGTAILGIVLFGDSANVWRLLSLALIVAGIIGLKLAS; translated from the coding sequence ATGGTTTGGCTGGTCCTCATTCTGGCGGGTCTACTCGAAGTGGGTTGGGCCATCGGCCTCAAATACACCGAGGGCTTCACCCGGCTGTGGCCGACAGTCGGCACCGTCGGATCGATGATCATCAGCATCGCGTTGCTCGGCATCGCGATGAAGAGCCTGCCGGTCGGCACCGCGTACGCGATCTGGGTCGGTGTGGGTGCCGTCGGCACCGCGATCCTGGGCATCGTGCTGTTCGGTGACTCGGCCAACGTATGGCGGCTGCTCAGCCTGGCATTGATCGTCGCCGGCATCATCGGTCTGAAACTGGCCTCCTGA
- a CDS encoding acyl-CoA thioesterase II: MSNAPDFAQLLALLELKNPETDLFIGGHPTVNPPRTFGGQLMAQSVVASGRTVSEKLSLAAVSTHFINGGDPEQDIEFRVHRLRDERSFANRRVDAVQGDLLLSSALVSYLKDSPGLEHAVKPPAVADPETLPSIDEHLVGYEETVPMFVAALKPIEWRYDNDPAWVLKAKAERLEHNRVWMKTHSPLPDDPVLHSAALVYSSDTTVLDSIITTHGLSWGYDRIFAATINHSVWFHRPLRFDEWVLYATESPVASAGRGMGSGRYFDREGALLASTIQEGIIKYFPGRS, translated from the coding sequence ATCAGCAACGCACCTGATTTCGCACAGCTACTCGCGCTGCTGGAGCTGAAAAACCCGGAGACCGACCTGTTCATCGGTGGTCACCCCACGGTGAACCCGCCCCGCACCTTCGGTGGCCAGCTGATGGCACAGTCCGTGGTGGCATCCGGCCGTACCGTCTCGGAGAAGCTCTCCCTGGCCGCCGTATCGACTCACTTCATCAACGGTGGCGACCCCGAGCAGGACATCGAGTTCCGGGTGCACCGGTTGCGGGACGAGCGCAGTTTCGCCAATCGCCGGGTTGACGCGGTCCAGGGCGATCTGTTGCTGTCCTCGGCGCTGGTGTCCTACCTGAAGGACTCGCCCGGGCTTGAACACGCGGTGAAGCCGCCCGCGGTGGCCGATCCGGAGACGTTGCCGTCCATCGACGAACATCTGGTCGGATACGAGGAGACCGTGCCGATGTTCGTCGCGGCGCTCAAGCCCATCGAGTGGCGGTACGACAATGACCCCGCCTGGGTGCTTAAGGCGAAAGCTGAACGGCTGGAACATAATCGAGTGTGGATGAAGACTCATTCGCCGCTGCCCGATGACCCGGTATTGCACAGTGCGGCCCTGGTCTACTCCTCCGACACCACCGTGCTGGACTCGATCATCACCACCCACGGGCTGTCCTGGGGCTATGACCGGATCTTCGCGGCGACCATCAACCACAGCGTGTGGTTTCACCGTCCGCTGCGCTTCGACGAGTGGGTGCTCTACGCCACCGAGTCGCCGGTTGCCTCGGCGGGACGCGGAATGGGCTCCGGGCGCTATTTCGATCGCGAAGGAGCGTTGCTGGCCAGTACTATCCAGGAAGGCATTATCAAATACTTCCCGGGGCGGTCATGA
- a CDS encoding PLD nuclease N-terminal domain-containing protein, with amino-acid sequence MIRILSLLVLVLTVITIVSIIKDPVKPNGEKLPWAIIVLVFPIFGPILWFAIGKSDPSDRW; translated from the coding sequence ATGATTCGTATTCTTTCTCTCTTGGTGCTGGTTCTCACCGTGATCACCATCGTTTCCATCATCAAGGACCCCGTGAAGCCCAACGGCGAGAAGTTGCCATGGGCCATCATCGTGCTCGTCTTTCCGATCTTCGGGCCGATTCTGTGGTTTGCCATCGGGAAAAGCGATCCCTCCGACCGCTGGTAG
- the trpA gene encoding tryptophan synthase subunit alpha codes for MTQPGRLTEVFDKCRAEGRAALIGYLPNGYPDLDTSIELMTTLVHSGCDIIEVGIAYSDPMMDGPMIAAAAETALATGVRVADVFTTVRAITDAGGHAVVMSYWNPVLRYGVDAFSRDLAAAGGLGIITPDLIPDEAEDWIAASDAHDLDRIFLVAPSSTPERLAMTIGACRGFVYAASTMGVTGARDAVSNAAPTLVSRVREVSDIPVGVGLGVRSGVQAAEIAAYADGVIVGSALVAAAPQGAAAVRTLTEELATGVRRA; via the coding sequence ATGACACAACCCGGCCGTCTGACCGAGGTCTTCGACAAGTGCCGCGCCGAAGGGCGCGCCGCGTTGATCGGATACCTGCCCAATGGGTACCCGGACCTGGACACCTCGATCGAACTGATGACCACGTTGGTGCACAGCGGGTGCGACATCATCGAGGTCGGGATCGCCTACTCGGATCCGATGATGGACGGCCCGATGATCGCCGCCGCGGCGGAGACGGCGCTCGCCACCGGGGTGCGGGTCGCGGACGTCTTCACCACGGTCCGCGCCATCACCGATGCCGGCGGACATGCCGTCGTGATGTCGTACTGGAATCCGGTGCTGCGGTACGGAGTGGACGCGTTCTCGCGTGACCTCGCCGCGGCCGGAGGCCTCGGGATCATTACCCCGGACCTCATCCCCGACGAGGCCGAAGACTGGATCGCGGCCTCGGACGCGCACGACCTGGACCGGATTTTCCTCGTCGCGCCCTCATCCACGCCGGAACGGCTGGCGATGACGATCGGGGCATGCCGCGGCTTCGTCTATGCGGCCTCGACCATGGGCGTCACCGGTGCTCGCGATGCGGTCTCGAATGCCGCTCCCACCCTGGTGAGCAGGGTTCGCGAGGTCTCCGACATTCCGGTCGGGGTCGGCCTCGGTGTGCGGTCCGGTGTCCAAGCCGCCGAGATCGCGGCGTACGCCGACGGCGTCATCGTCGGTTCGGCGCTGGTGGCGGCGGCCCCACAAGGTGCCGCCGCGGTGCGTACCCTGACTGAAGAACTGGCTACCGGGGTGCGAAGGGCATGA